Proteins encoded within one genomic window of Mycolicibacterium monacense:
- a CDS encoding LysR family transcriptional regulator, which translates to MELRQLEYFVAVAEEANFTRAARRVHVAQPAVSAQIARLERELGQPLLDRSHRQVRLTGAGEAVLPHARAALAAVTDVRTAVDDLTDLVRGAVSIGTVTAHNVDMPAMLAAFHRAHPAVEITLSTADSESLVDGVRTGRLDLAIASVGSGEVPDGLAVEVTTDEAIDAAVHLADPWRRRRSVPLAALAERTLIALPVGTGIRRRLEEAFTAAGLTPRIAFEASTPQELADLAARGLGVAVVPQSLARNRADLHAVSITPQLRGRLVLAWRASGPVSPAARVLIGMAREHLRVGGGA; encoded by the coding sequence ATGGAACTGCGGCAGCTCGAGTACTTCGTCGCCGTCGCCGAGGAGGCCAACTTCACCCGGGCGGCGCGGCGGGTTCATGTCGCGCAACCGGCGGTCAGCGCTCAGATCGCCCGCCTGGAGCGCGAACTGGGCCAACCGCTGCTGGACCGGTCGCACCGGCAGGTGCGACTGACGGGGGCGGGTGAGGCCGTCCTGCCGCACGCACGGGCGGCGCTCGCCGCGGTCACGGATGTGCGCACGGCCGTCGACGACTTGACGGACCTCGTCCGAGGAGCGGTGTCGATCGGCACCGTCACCGCGCACAACGTCGACATGCCGGCGATGCTGGCCGCATTCCACCGCGCCCACCCCGCGGTCGAGATCACGCTGAGCACCGCCGACTCCGAATCGCTGGTGGACGGTGTGCGGACCGGCCGCCTCGATCTGGCCATCGCCTCCGTCGGCTCCGGTGAAGTGCCCGACGGTCTCGCGGTCGAGGTGACCACCGACGAGGCGATCGACGCGGCCGTCCACCTCGCAGATCCGTGGCGGAGACGGCGGTCGGTGCCGCTGGCCGCGCTCGCCGAGCGCACGCTGATCGCCCTACCGGTCGGGACGGGTATCCGCAGGCGGCTCGAGGAGGCGTTCACCGCGGCCGGTCTCACGCCACGGATCGCGTTCGAGGCCAGCACCCCGCAGGAGCTGGCCGACCTCGCCGCGCGCGGACTCGGGGTCGCCGTCGTCCCGCAGTCGCTGGCCCGCAACCGGGCCGACCTGCACGCGGTGTCGATCACTCCGCAGCTGCGCGGACGACTCGTGCTGGCGTGGCGAGCGAGCGGGCCGGTGAGCCCGGCGGCGCGGGTGCTCATCGGCATGGCCCGGGAGCACCTGCGTGTCGGCGGGGGTGCATAG
- a CDS encoding Zn-ribbon domain-containing OB-fold protein, whose protein sequence is MSAASTQPAIDGWFATDGSGEAYLIGGRCHQCGTYVFPPRANNCPNPACDGDDLAQVPLSRRGKLWSYTENRYAPPPPYPSPDPFEPFAVAAVELADEGLIVLGKVVEGTLAADLKVGMEMELTTMPLYTDDDGVDRIVYAWRIADARSGEGRAR, encoded by the coding sequence GTGTCAGCAGCTTCCACGCAACCGGCGATCGACGGCTGGTTCGCCACCGATGGGTCCGGTGAGGCCTATCTGATCGGCGGCAGGTGCCATCAGTGCGGAACCTATGTCTTCCCTCCGCGGGCGAACAACTGCCCCAACCCCGCCTGCGACGGCGACGACCTCGCGCAGGTCCCGCTGTCCCGGCGCGGAAAGTTGTGGAGCTACACCGAGAATCGGTACGCACCGCCGCCGCCGTACCCGTCACCGGATCCGTTCGAGCCCTTCGCCGTCGCCGCGGTCGAACTGGCCGACGAGGGTCTGATCGTGCTCGGGAAAGTGGTCGAGGGGACACTCGCCGCCGATCTGAAGGTCGGCATGGAGATGGAGCTGACCACGATGCCGCTCTACACCGACGACGACGGCGTCGACCGGATCGTCTACGCGTGGCGGATCGCGGACGCGAGGAGCGGGGAGGGTCGAGCCCGATGA
- a CDS encoding lipid-transfer protein, translating into MSPEPVYILGAGMHPWGKWGRDFTEYGVVAARAALAEAGLDWRQIQLVAGADTIRNGYPGFVAGSTFAQKLGWNGVPVTSSYAACASGSQALQSARAQILAGFCDVALVIGADTTPKGFFAPVGGERKNDPDWQRFHLIGATNTVYFAMLARRRMDLYGATLEDFAQVKVKNARHGLDNPNARYRKESSVEDVLASPVVSDPLRLLDICATSDGAAALIVASRSFAEKHLGSVEGVPSVRAVSLQTPQYPQHLPELPDIATDSTAVVPAPERVFKDQILDAAYAEAGIGPEDLSVAEVYDLSTALELDWYEHLGLCPKGEAEALLRSGATTIGGRIPVNPSGGLACFGEAIPAQAIAQVCELTWQLKGQATGRQVEGAKVGVTANQGLFGHGSSVVVAR; encoded by the coding sequence ATGAGCCCCGAACCCGTCTACATCCTCGGAGCGGGTATGCACCCCTGGGGCAAATGGGGCCGTGACTTCACCGAGTACGGCGTGGTGGCCGCCCGCGCCGCGCTGGCCGAGGCCGGCCTGGACTGGCGCCAGATCCAGCTGGTGGCCGGCGCCGACACCATCCGCAACGGATACCCCGGCTTCGTCGCCGGGTCGACGTTCGCCCAGAAGCTGGGCTGGAACGGCGTGCCCGTCACCTCGAGCTACGCCGCGTGCGCCAGCGGATCGCAGGCCCTGCAGAGCGCCCGCGCACAGATCCTCGCCGGATTCTGCGATGTCGCGCTGGTGATCGGCGCGGACACGACCCCGAAGGGGTTCTTCGCCCCCGTCGGCGGCGAACGCAAGAACGACCCCGACTGGCAGCGCTTCCACCTCATCGGCGCGACCAACACCGTCTACTTCGCGATGCTCGCGCGCCGGCGGATGGACCTGTACGGCGCGACCCTCGAGGATTTCGCCCAGGTGAAGGTCAAGAACGCCCGCCACGGCCTGGACAACCCGAACGCCCGCTACCGCAAGGAATCCTCCGTCGAGGACGTCCTGGCCAGCCCGGTGGTGTCGGATCCGCTCCGACTGCTGGACATCTGCGCGACGTCGGACGGCGCGGCGGCGCTGATCGTGGCCAGCAGGTCGTTCGCCGAGAAGCACCTCGGATCGGTCGAGGGTGTGCCCTCGGTGCGTGCGGTGAGCCTGCAGACTCCGCAGTACCCGCAGCACCTGCCCGAATTGCCCGATATCGCAACCGATTCCACGGCGGTGGTGCCGGCACCCGAGCGGGTGTTCAAGGACCAGATCCTCGACGCGGCCTACGCCGAAGCCGGGATCGGGCCGGAGGATCTGAGCGTCGCCGAGGTCTACGACCTGTCCACCGCCCTGGAACTCGACTGGTACGAACACCTGGGCCTGTGCCCGAAAGGCGAAGCCGAGGCCCTGCTGCGCAGCGGGGCGACGACGATCGGCGGCCGGATCCCGGTCAACCCGTCCGGCGGGCTGGCGTGTTTCGGTGAGGCCATTCCCGCCCAGGCGATCGCCCAGGTCTGCGAATTGACCTGGCAGCTCAAGGGTCAGGCCACCGGCCGGCAGGTCGAGGGCGCCAAGGTCGGCGTCACCGCCAACCAGGGTCTGTTCGGCCACGGCTCGTCGGTGGTCGTCGCCCGTTAG
- a CDS encoding alpha/beta fold hydrolase, translating into MATFVLIPGACHGAWCFDDLVGALRNRGHRADAHTLTGVAERAHLAHAGVNLDTHITDMCEAVAAMPDDDLVLVGHSYGGMVITAVADRMPDRVDALVYLDALVPRDGESCWDLVNDAERQWYLGVDDTGYGVPPLPFFDDRASSHPLASLLQPIRLAGGADGVRRRDYAYALNWPGQSPMRRSYERVRDDPAWTVHELDGKHNLMRDNPDDLLRILLAAAAH; encoded by the coding sequence ATGGCCACCTTCGTTCTCATTCCCGGCGCCTGCCACGGCGCGTGGTGTTTCGACGATCTCGTCGGTGCGCTGCGCAACCGCGGACACCGCGCCGACGCCCACACCCTCACCGGCGTCGCCGAGCGAGCGCACCTCGCTCATGCGGGGGTGAATCTCGACACCCACATCACCGACATGTGCGAGGCTGTGGCCGCCATGCCCGACGACGATCTGGTGCTCGTCGGACACAGCTACGGCGGCATGGTCATCACCGCCGTCGCCGACCGGATGCCCGACCGGGTCGACGCGCTGGTGTACCTGGACGCCCTGGTCCCCCGAGACGGCGAATCCTGTTGGGACCTGGTCAATGACGCCGAGCGGCAGTGGTATCTCGGTGTCGACGACACCGGCTACGGCGTCCCGCCGCTGCCGTTCTTCGACGACCGTGCGTCATCGCATCCGCTGGCCTCGCTGCTGCAGCCGATCCGCCTCGCCGGCGGTGCGGACGGCGTCCGCCGGCGCGACTACGCCTACGCGCTCAACTGGCCCGGCCAATCACCCATGCGGCGGTCGTATGAGCGCGTGCGCGACGATCCCGCGTGGACCGTGCACGAACTCGACGGCAAACACAATCTGATGCGCGACAACCCTGACGATCTGCTGCGCATACTGCTCGCCGCCGCCGCCCACTGA